A part of Streptomyces sp. NBC_01235 genomic DNA contains:
- a CDS encoding L,D-transpeptidase, producing the protein MNVRPISGASVGRRPHGRNKRLALIAGGLLLAVTACGGGDSDSGADAKDVGDKGASASAESKQSEAVVTIAPKTGAKDVDTSGTLKVTAAKGKLTEVTVKDTKGRKIDGTISADGAGWTPATHLAASTAYQVHAVAKDSEGRTAAEDSSFTTLSPQNTFVGNFTPEDGSKVGVGMPFSVNFTRGITKPDDVEKAIKITTVPAVEVEGHWFGNDRLDFRPEKYWKAGTKVTVELNLDGVEGRKGVYGKQSKTVSFTIGRNQVSVVDAKKHTMMVMQEGKVVKSVPVTTGKPGYATWNGQMVISEKFTVTRMNGDTVGYDGEYDIKDVPHAMRLTNSGTFVHGNYWGGDAFGNYNASHGCIGLRDVRGGYDSDVSAAWFFNHSMVGDVVVVKNSTDPTVDPANGLNGWNISWAEWKK; encoded by the coding sequence TTGAACGTGCGACCGATATCGGGGGCGTCGGTTGGGAGGCGCCCGCACGGCCGCAACAAGCGGTTGGCGCTGATCGCCGGAGGGCTGCTGCTGGCCGTCACGGCGTGTGGTGGCGGGGACTCGGACTCCGGGGCCGACGCCAAGGACGTGGGCGACAAGGGGGCTTCCGCCTCCGCCGAGAGCAAGCAGTCGGAGGCGGTCGTCACGATCGCCCCGAAGACCGGTGCCAAGGACGTCGACACCAGCGGCACCCTGAAGGTCACCGCCGCCAAGGGCAAGCTGACCGAGGTCACCGTCAAGGACACCAAGGGCAGGAAGATCGACGGCACGATCTCGGCCGACGGCGCAGGCTGGACGCCCGCCACGCACCTGGCCGCGTCCACCGCGTACCAGGTGCATGCGGTAGCCAAGGACTCCGAGGGCCGGACGGCCGCCGAGGACTCGTCCTTCACCACGCTGAGCCCGCAGAACACCTTCGTCGGCAACTTCACGCCCGAGGACGGCTCGAAGGTCGGTGTCGGGATGCCGTTCTCGGTCAACTTCACGCGCGGCATCACCAAGCCGGACGACGTCGAGAAGGCCATCAAGATCACGACTGTGCCGGCCGTCGAGGTCGAGGGCCACTGGTTCGGCAACGACCGCCTGGACTTCCGTCCCGAGAAGTACTGGAAGGCCGGCACCAAGGTGACGGTCGAGCTGAACCTCGACGGCGTCGAGGGCCGCAAGGGCGTCTACGGCAAGCAGTCCAAGACGGTGTCCTTCACCATCGGCCGCAACCAGGTGTCCGTCGTGGACGCCAAGAAGCACACGATGATGGTCATGCAGGAGGGCAAGGTCGTCAAGTCCGTCCCGGTCACCACCGGCAAGCCCGGCTACGCGACCTGGAACGGCCAGATGGTCATCAGTGAGAAGTTCACGGTGACCCGGATGAACGGCGACACCGTCGGCTACGACGGCGAGTACGACATCAAGGACGTCCCGCACGCCATGCGGCTGACCAACTCCGGCACCTTCGTGCACGGCAACTACTGGGGCGGCGACGCCTTCGGCAACTACAACGCCAGCCACGGCTGCATCGGCCTGCGGGACGTGCGCGGCGGCTACGACAGCGACGTGTCGGCCGCCTGGTTCTTCAACCACTCGATGGTCGGCGACGTGGTGGTCGTGAAGAACTCCACCGACCCGACGGTCGACCCGGCCAACGGCCTCAACGGCTGGAACATCTCGTGGGCGGAGTGGAAGAAGTAA
- a CDS encoding enoyl-CoA hydratase/isomerase family protein, with amino-acid sequence MTVNLEVAEGVGTIRLDRPPMNALDIATQDRLKELAEEATRRDDVRAVVVYGGEKVFAAGADIKEMQAMDHTAMVLRARALQDSFTAVARIPKPVVAAVTGYALGGGCELALCADFRIAGDNAKLGQPEILLGLIPGAGGTQRLARLVGPSKAKDLIFTGRMVKADEALTLGLVDRVVPAADVYTEAQAWAAKLAQGPAMALRAAKESIDTGLETDIETGLAIERNWFAGLFATADREIGMRSFVEEGPGKAKFL; translated from the coding sequence ATGACCGTGAATCTCGAAGTCGCCGAAGGCGTCGGCACGATCCGCCTCGACCGCCCGCCCATGAACGCGCTGGACATCGCCACCCAGGACCGGCTCAAGGAGCTCGCCGAGGAGGCGACCCGTCGTGACGACGTACGCGCGGTCGTCGTGTACGGCGGCGAGAAGGTGTTCGCGGCGGGCGCGGACATCAAGGAGATGCAGGCGATGGACCACACCGCGATGGTCCTGCGCGCCCGCGCGCTGCAGGATTCCTTCACGGCGGTGGCCCGTATCCCCAAGCCGGTCGTGGCGGCCGTCACCGGATACGCGCTGGGCGGCGGCTGCGAGCTCGCGCTGTGCGCGGACTTCCGCATCGCCGGGGACAACGCCAAGCTGGGCCAGCCGGAGATCCTGCTCGGGCTGATCCCCGGCGCCGGCGGCACCCAGCGCCTGGCCCGGCTGGTCGGCCCCTCCAAGGCGAAGGACCTCATCTTCACGGGCCGGATGGTGAAGGCCGACGAGGCGCTGACCCTGGGTCTGGTGGACCGGGTGGTCCCGGCCGCCGACGTGTACACGGAGGCGCAGGCCTGGGCGGCGAAGCTGGCGCAGGGTCCGGCGATGGCGCTGCGCGCTGCGAAGGAGTCGATCGACACCGGTCTGGAGACGGACATCGAGACGGGCCTGGCGATCGAACGGAACTGGTTCGCGGGCCTGTTCGCGACCGCCGACCGTGAGATCGGCATGCGCAGCTTCGTGGAGGAAGGCCCCGGCAAGGCCAAGTTCCTGTGA
- a CDS encoding ATP-binding protein — MAGLEGIEQPRGQGRATAARWSPAVEDERALKALELFGNPTEGEVPLPSRPESAATARRLVQVVVLRQWGLTPKMTEDAVLLVSELVGNAVRHTGARVFGLRMRRRRGWIRVEVRDPSRGLPCLMPVQELDVSGRGLFLVDKLSDRWGVDLLPRGKTTWFEMRVADR, encoded by the coding sequence ATGGCGGGGCTGGAGGGCATCGAACAGCCGCGGGGACAGGGCCGTGCGACCGCGGCGCGCTGGTCGCCTGCGGTCGAGGACGAACGGGCGCTCAAGGCGCTGGAGTTGTTCGGCAACCCGACGGAGGGCGAGGTTCCGCTCCCGTCCCGCCCCGAGTCCGCCGCCACGGCCCGCCGGCTGGTCCAGGTCGTCGTTCTGCGTCAGTGGGGACTGACCCCCAAGATGACGGAGGACGCGGTCCTCCTGGTCTCCGAACTCGTCGGCAACGCCGTACGCCACACCGGCGCCCGGGTCTTCGGGTTACGCATGCGGCGTCGGCGCGGCTGGATCCGCGTCGAGGTCCGCGACCCCTCTCGGGGGCTGCCCTGTCTGATGCCGGTCCAGGAGTTGGACGTCAGCGGGCGGGGTCTGTTCCTCGTCGACAAGCTGTCCGACCGGTGGGGCGTGGACCTGCTGCCTCGGGGTAAGACGACGTGGTTCGAGATGCGGGTCGCCGACCGCTAG
- a CDS encoding polysaccharide deacetylase family protein: MVWVTTSDRRSVLRAGAGLVAGGAFAAACSPSGSASGAVAAHHAPTSVTPAAATSPSPAPAPRAYPGQPVQITHGPRDRPRVALTFHGQGEPSVARALLGEAERRGARVTVLAVGTWLDEHPDLARRILDGGHDLGNHTQRHLDINAMSAADAAAEITRCAERLRRLTGSIGTWFRPSRTPRASPLVETLARRAGYPHVLSYDVDSLDFTSPGAPAVTRNVLGAVRGGSVVSLHCGYADTVAALPAVLDALDRRGLRAVTTTELIG; the protein is encoded by the coding sequence ATGGTGTGGGTGACCACATCCGACCGTCGTTCCGTGCTGCGGGCGGGCGCCGGGCTCGTCGCCGGGGGTGCGTTCGCGGCCGCGTGCTCGCCCTCCGGGTCCGCCTCCGGTGCCGTCGCCGCCCACCATGCCCCGACCTCCGTGACCCCTGCCGCCGCCACCTCCCCGAGCCCAGCCCCCGCCCCCCGCGCCTACCCCGGGCAGCCCGTCCAGATCACCCACGGTCCCCGTGACCGTCCCCGGGTCGCCCTCACCTTTCACGGACAGGGTGAACCCTCCGTCGCCCGGGCGCTGCTCGGGGAGGCCGAGCGGCGCGGTGCCCGGGTCACCGTCCTGGCCGTCGGGACCTGGCTCGACGAACATCCCGACCTCGCCCGCCGCATCCTCGACGGCGGCCACGACCTGGGCAACCACACCCAGCGCCACCTGGACATCAACGCCATGTCCGCGGCGGACGCGGCGGCCGAGATCACCCGCTGCGCCGAGCGGCTGCGCAGGCTCACCGGGTCCATCGGGACCTGGTTCCGCCCCTCCCGCACCCCCCGCGCCTCCCCGCTCGTCGAGACGCTGGCCCGCCGCGCCGGCTATCCGCACGTCCTCTCCTACGACGTCGACTCCCTCGACTTCACCTCGCCCGGGGCCCCCGCCGTCACCCGCAACGTCCTCGGCGCGGTCCGGGGCGGGTCCGTCGTGAGCCTGCACTGCGGGTACGCGGACACGGTCGCCGCGCTCCCCGCCGTCCTGGACGCACTCGACCGCCGCGGACTGCGCGCGGTCACCACCACGGAGCTGATCGGCTGA
- a CDS encoding YncE family protein, with protein sequence MHRNLVKSALLAGAALAVLAACGTGSKVGADRDGSDSATRAAAPAPAKKARKPAVDGLPGMPPVLDPKDVYAADRPGKLSPVVKDFPSRVYVPNTESDTVSVIDPKTYEVVETIRVGRQPQHVVPSWDMKTLWVNNDRGHTLTPIDPRTGKAGKPVDVHDPYNLYFTPNGRYAVVMASLDRELVFRDPHTMKRIKTEPVTCYGVNHADFSLDGRYFIVSCEFSGELLKVDTEKMKVVGQQKLPFKGAMPQDVKVSPDGKRFYVADMKADGMWIVDGDTFGEPRFLYTGKGCHGLYVSRDSREMYVSNRGEGTVSVFDFTKNALTKKWRLPDGGSPDMGGVSADGKVLWLSGRYDAEVYAIDTRTGHQLARIKVGNGPHGLAVYPQPGRYSLGHTGIFR encoded by the coding sequence ATGCACCGCAACCTCGTGAAAAGCGCCCTGCTGGCCGGCGCCGCGCTCGCCGTCCTCGCCGCCTGCGGCACCGGGAGCAAGGTCGGCGCGGACCGGGACGGCTCGGACAGCGCCACCCGGGCCGCCGCCCCCGCACCGGCGAAGAAGGCGCGGAAACCGGCCGTCGACGGTCTGCCCGGCATGCCGCCCGTGCTCGACCCGAAGGACGTCTACGCCGCCGACCGCCCGGGCAAGCTCTCCCCGGTGGTCAAGGACTTCCCGTCCCGGGTCTACGTCCCCAACACCGAGTCCGACACCGTCTCCGTCATCGACCCGAAGACGTACGAGGTCGTCGAGACCATCCGGGTCGGCCGCCAGCCGCAGCACGTCGTGCCCTCCTGGGACATGAAGACGCTGTGGGTCAACAACGACCGCGGGCACACCCTCACCCCCATCGACCCGAGGACCGGGAAGGCCGGCAAGCCGGTCGACGTGCACGACCCGTACAACCTGTACTTCACGCCCAACGGCAGATACGCCGTCGTCATGGCCTCCCTCGACCGCGAACTCGTCTTCCGCGACCCGCACACCATGAAGCGGATCAAGACGGAGCCGGTCACCTGCTACGGCGTCAACCACGCCGACTTCTCCCTCGACGGGAGGTACTTCATCGTGTCCTGCGAGTTCAGCGGTGAGCTGCTGAAGGTCGACACCGAGAAGATGAAGGTCGTCGGACAGCAGAAACTCCCCTTCAAGGGCGCCATGCCCCAGGACGTGAAGGTCTCGCCCGACGGCAAGCGGTTCTACGTCGCGGACATGAAGGCCGACGGCATGTGGATCGTCGACGGCGACACGTTCGGCGAACCGCGGTTCCTGTACACCGGGAAGGGCTGTCACGGGCTGTACGTCAGCCGCGACTCCCGCGAGATGTACGTCTCCAACCGGGGCGAGGGCACCGTCTCCGTCTTCGACTTCACCAAGAACGCGCTCACCAAGAAGTGGCGCCTGCCCGACGGCGGCAGCCCCGACATGGGCGGCGTCTCGGCCGACGGCAAGGTCCTGTGGCTGTCCGGCCGTTACGACGCCGAGGTGTATGCCATCGACACCCGCACCGGACACCAGCTCGCCCGCATCAAGGTCGGCAACGGTCCGCACGGCCTCGCCGTCTACCCGCAGCCCGGCCGCTACTCGCTCGGCCACACGGGCATCTTCCGCTAG
- a CDS encoding GNAT family N-acetyltransferase: protein MGDLRDILDAAAHGVFPPSDGRTTVVPQPSPREAGVLSFTAHSVVFVDEDPDWVYGALRGVDSDPLSASMNPRFLAALMERTGRTAETIDTMLVGAPLPGEPLLPLREIEERDHPRIRYARRRRDGVRAWAAAGGILVMGRGIGGRLEVSVEVEEPGLRRGLGRRLVTAARHVATEPVWAQVAPGNARSVRAFQAAGYVPVGAEILLIPASGPAAP from the coding sequence ATGGGCGACTTGCGGGACATTCTCGACGCGGCCGCACACGGTGTGTTCCCGCCGTCCGACGGCCGGACGACCGTCGTCCCCCAGCCCTCCCCCCGCGAGGCGGGCGTCCTCTCCTTCACCGCGCACTCGGTCGTCTTCGTCGACGAGGACCCGGACTGGGTGTACGGGGCGCTGCGCGGTGTCGACTCCGATCCGCTGTCGGCGTCCATGAACCCGCGGTTCCTGGCCGCTCTCATGGAGCGCACGGGGCGTACGGCCGAGACGATCGACACGATGCTGGTGGGCGCCCCCCTGCCCGGCGAGCCCCTTCTGCCGCTGCGGGAGATCGAGGAACGGGACCATCCCCGGATCCGCTACGCCCGGCGCCGGCGCGACGGAGTGCGGGCCTGGGCGGCGGCCGGCGGGATCCTGGTCATGGGGCGCGGTATCGGCGGCCGGCTGGAGGTGTCGGTCGAGGTCGAGGAGCCGGGACTGCGCCGGGGCCTCGGCCGCCGTCTGGTCACCGCGGCCCGCCACGTGGCCACGGAGCCGGTCTGGGCCCAGGTCGCCCCGGGAAACGCCCGCAGCGTACGGGCGTTCCAGGCGGCGGGGTACGTACCGGTGGGCGCGGAGATCCTGCTGATCCCCGCTTCCGGTCCGGCAGCGCCCTGA
- a CDS encoding EF-hand domain-containing protein: MADIEEARKQFQRIDTDGDGFITAAEFKTALAQGGDWNVTESVAEAIIKSRDLNGDKVLSFDEFWAHLNK, translated from the coding sequence GTGGCCGACATCGAAGAAGCGCGCAAGCAGTTCCAGCGGATCGACACGGACGGTGACGGCTTCATCACCGCGGCCGAGTTCAAGACCGCCCTGGCCCAGGGGGGCGACTGGAACGTCACCGAGTCGGTCGCCGAGGCCATCATCAAGAGCCGTGACCTCAACGGCGACAAGGTTCTCTCGTTCGACGAGTTCTGGGCCCACCTGAACAAGTGA
- a CDS encoding ABC transporter ATP-binding protein gives MWREHWALLGANGAGKSTLLGLLGALLHPTRGTVEVLGRRLGRVDVRELRAYVGHVDPRHAPSAPLAVRDVVLTGLTNSVALLPRWRPTPKQEAQADRHLDTLGLSGHRTARRPTLSQGQRGRTPIARAHGGTSRLERSRELGEPEPRLLLLDEPATGLDLPGRERLLDALDSLRRAHPRPATVLVTHHLEELPAGTTHALLLRDGRTLTQGPAPEVLTGDRVGKRFDLPLVLERHGGRWSVRIDRPA, from the coding sequence CTGTGGCGCGAGCACTGGGCGCTCCTCGGGGCCAACGGGGCTGGAAAATCCACCCTGCTCGGCCTGCTCGGCGCCCTCCTGCACCCCACCCGGGGCACGGTGGAGGTACTGGGCCGCCGGCTCGGCCGGGTTGACGTCCGGGAGCTGCGGGCGTACGTCGGACACGTCGATCCCCGCCATGCGCCGTCCGCGCCGCTGGCGGTCAGGGATGTCGTCCTCACCGGACTCACCAACTCCGTTGCCCTGCTGCCCCGTTGGCGCCCCACTCCGAAGCAGGAGGCGCAGGCCGACCGGCACCTCGACACGCTCGGCCTCTCCGGTCACCGCACGGCACGCCGGCCCACGCTCTCGCAGGGGCAGCGCGGCCGGACCCCGATTGCCCGCGCGCATGGGGGTACCTCCCGGCTCGAGCGAAGCCGAGAGTTGGGGGAGCCCGAGCCCAGGCTGCTGCTCCTGGACGAACCGGCGACCGGCCTGGACCTGCCGGGCCGCGAGCGTCTGCTCGACGCGTTGGACTCGCTGCGCCGGGCACATCCCCGGCCGGCGACCGTCCTGGTGACCCACCACCTGGAGGAGCTCCCCGCGGGCACCACCCACGCCCTCCTCCTGCGCGACGGCCGCACCCTCACCCAGGGCCCCGCCCCTGAGGTCCTCACCGGCGACCGGGTCGGGAAGCGCTTCGACCTGCCGCTGGTGCTGGAACGGCACGGGGGCCGCTGGAGCGTGCGCATCGACCGGCCGGCCTGA
- a CDS encoding AraC family transcriptional regulator has product MDVLSDAVAAMRTGRPHSSRRDKFAPWGTRFGASNGAGFHVLLRGSAWLIPATGEPVALAAGDVVFLAHGHGHALASGLDVPVEEVKVDPDGRWREQPPAEGESAPADTVMMCGVYQLDRGRAHRLLAELPEVVHLPARVGTHRSLRAAVELLGMELDERSPGSDAIVTALLDTLLLYILRAWWQQERGAGRAAGWAAALADPAVSAALRAIHGDPARPWTVEELGAEGGLSRAAFARRFAALVGEPPLTYLTWWRMTTAGRLLRADDLPLRQVAQHTGYTSEFAFAKAFKREYGVAPGQYRRRTAPGAVALRP; this is encoded by the coding sequence ATGGACGTACTCAGCGACGCCGTCGCCGCGATGCGCACCGGGCGGCCGCACTCCTCCCGACGGGACAAGTTCGCGCCCTGGGGGACCCGGTTCGGGGCCTCGAACGGGGCCGGGTTCCATGTGCTGCTGCGCGGGTCGGCGTGGCTGATCCCGGCGACGGGCGAGCCGGTGGCGCTGGCGGCCGGAGACGTGGTGTTCCTGGCACACGGGCACGGACACGCGCTCGCCAGCGGGCTCGACGTACCCGTGGAGGAGGTGAAGGTGGACCCCGACGGGCGCTGGCGCGAACAGCCGCCCGCGGAAGGGGAGTCGGCGCCCGCGGACACCGTCATGATGTGCGGCGTCTACCAGTTGGACCGCGGCCGCGCCCACCGTCTCCTGGCCGAGCTGCCTGAGGTGGTGCACCTGCCCGCCCGGGTCGGCACGCACCGTTCACTGCGGGCGGCGGTGGAGCTGCTGGGCATGGAGCTGGACGAGCGCAGCCCCGGTTCGGACGCCATCGTGACCGCGCTCCTGGACACCCTGCTGCTGTACATCCTGCGCGCCTGGTGGCAGCAGGAGCGGGGGGCCGGGCGGGCGGCGGGCTGGGCGGCCGCGCTCGCCGACCCGGCGGTCTCGGCGGCCCTGCGCGCGATCCACGGCGACCCGGCCCGCCCGTGGACCGTGGAGGAACTCGGCGCCGAGGGCGGCCTCTCCCGCGCGGCCTTCGCCCGCCGGTTCGCCGCCCTGGTGGGCGAGCCGCCGCTGACCTATCTGACGTGGTGGCGGATGACGACCGCCGGCCGGCTGCTGCGCGCGGACGACCTGCCCCTGCGCCAGGTCGCCCAACACACCGGCTACACCTCGGAATTCGCCTTCGCCAAGGCGTTCAAGCGGGAGTACGGGGTGGCGCCGGGACAGTACCGGCGCCGGACCGCCCCGGGCGCGGTCGCACTGCGGCCCTGA
- a CDS encoding zinc-dependent alcohol dehydrogenase family protein codes for MTTSSATSARAVLFHELGGPDVLTVEEVELPAPGPGEVLVRVEALALNRAEALFRSGGYYYQPTLPGSRNGYEAAGHVEAVGEGVTAFAPGDPVLSAGNFELGAHGVYGDRVLLPETSLVPRPAGTDPVTAAAVWLTYTTAYGALVERAGMSPGDRVLITGGSSGVGTAAIQVARRAGAVPIVTTRTEAKRQRLYDLGAEHVVVSDDEDVVKETRRLTGGQGVDIVLDAIGGAGFAALGEAVVQDGTLVSYGWLDQQPILLPRRWPLTVHGYANFVVTGIPDGRRRAAHYIGSGLADGTLRPVVAEVFDGLDRIRDAHRLMESNTHTGKIVVRVE; via the coding sequence ATGACAACTTCCTCAGCAACTTCCGCTCGCGCGGTGCTCTTTCACGAACTCGGCGGCCCCGACGTCCTCACCGTCGAGGAGGTGGAACTGCCCGCGCCCGGCCCGGGAGAGGTGCTCGTCCGTGTCGAGGCGCTGGCGCTCAACCGGGCCGAGGCCCTCTTCCGCTCGGGCGGCTACTACTACCAGCCCACCCTGCCGGGCTCCCGCAACGGCTATGAGGCGGCCGGCCATGTCGAGGCGGTCGGCGAGGGCGTGACCGCCTTCGCGCCGGGCGACCCGGTGCTGTCGGCGGGCAACTTCGAACTGGGCGCGCACGGTGTCTACGGCGACCGGGTCCTGCTGCCGGAGACCTCGCTCGTCCCGCGTCCCGCCGGCACCGACCCCGTCACCGCGGCCGCCGTCTGGCTGACCTACACGACCGCCTACGGCGCCCTGGTCGAGCGGGCCGGGATGAGCCCCGGCGACCGCGTCCTGATCACCGGCGGGTCCAGCGGGGTGGGCACGGCCGCGATCCAGGTCGCCCGCCGGGCCGGCGCCGTCCCGATCGTCACCACCCGCACCGAGGCCAAACGGCAACGCCTGTACGACCTGGGCGCGGAGCACGTCGTCGTCAGCGACGACGAGGACGTGGTCAAGGAGACCCGGCGGCTGACCGGAGGGCAGGGCGTGGACATCGTCCTCGACGCGATCGGCGGCGCCGGCTTCGCGGCCCTGGGCGAGGCGGTGGTGCAGGACGGCACCCTGGTCAGCTACGGCTGGCTGGACCAGCAGCCCATCCTGCTGCCCCGCCGGTGGCCGCTGACCGTGCACGGCTACGCCAACTTCGTGGTCACCGGCATCCCGGACGGCCGCCGCCGCGCCGCCCACTACATCGGCTCAGGCCTCGCCGACGGCACGCTGCGCCCGGTCGTCGCCGAGGTCTTCGACGGCCTGGACCGCATCCGGGACGCCCACCGCCTGATGGAGTCGAACACGCACACCGGAAAGATCGTCGTGCGGGTGGAATAG
- a CDS encoding NADPH-dependent F420 reductase, whose translation MKIGIIGAGNIGGNLTRRLTALGHDVSVANSRGPHTLTELAEETGATPVAVEEAARGAEVVVITIPVKAVPNLPSGILDGAADDVAVIDTDNYYPQQRDGRIAEIEDEGITESRWTERRIGHPVIKAFNGTYAQDILDRPLPAGAPDRMALPVAGDDEAAKAKVRALIDELGFDTVDTGGIDDSWRQQPDTPVYGLRAGVDEVTKALAEASPERPATFRA comes from the coding sequence ATGAAGATCGGCATCATCGGCGCGGGCAACATCGGCGGCAACCTCACCCGGCGCCTCACCGCCCTCGGCCACGACGTCTCCGTCGCGAACTCCCGAGGCCCGCACACGCTCACGGAACTCGCCGAGGAGACGGGAGCGACCCCCGTGGCCGTCGAGGAGGCGGCGCGCGGCGCCGAGGTCGTGGTGATCACGATCCCCGTGAAGGCGGTGCCGAACCTGCCGTCCGGCATCCTGGACGGCGCGGCCGACGACGTCGCCGTCATCGACACCGACAACTACTACCCGCAGCAGCGCGACGGCCGGATCGCCGAGATCGAGGACGAGGGCATCACGGAGAGCCGCTGGACGGAACGCCGGATCGGCCACCCCGTGATCAAGGCGTTCAACGGCACCTACGCCCAGGACATCCTGGACCGCCCGCTCCCCGCCGGCGCCCCCGACCGGATGGCGCTCCCGGTGGCCGGCGACGACGAGGCGGCGAAGGCGAAGGTACGCGCGCTCATCGACGAACTCGGCTTCGACACCGTCGACACGGGCGGCATCGACGACTCCTGGCGCCAGCAGCCCGACACCCCCGTCTACGGTCTGCGGGCCGGTGTGGACGAGGTGACCAAGGCGCTGGCGGAGGCGAGCCCGGAACGCCCCGCGACGTTCAGGGCGTAG
- a CDS encoding MOSC domain-containing protein — protein MNGSISAVSSNGTYSFTKPNRDSVTLVAGLGVEGDVHSGTTVKHRSRMKKDPSQPNLRQVHLIHEELFEEVRAAGFEVTAGQLGENVTTRGIDLLGLPVGTRLRLGAQAVLEVTGLRNPCAQIDDFQKGLLKQVVGRDADGRPDFRAGIMSVVLSGGVVRPGDSITVELPDGPHRPLEIV, from the coding sequence ATGAATGGATCGATAAGCGCCGTCAGCAGTAACGGCACGTACTCCTTCACCAAGCCCAACCGTGACAGCGTCACCCTGGTCGCCGGGCTCGGGGTGGAGGGGGACGTGCACTCCGGGACCACGGTGAAGCACCGGTCGCGGATGAAGAAGGATCCCTCGCAGCCGAACCTGCGGCAGGTCCACCTCATTCACGAGGAGCTGTTCGAGGAGGTCCGGGCCGCCGGGTTCGAGGTGACCGCCGGGCAGCTGGGCGAGAACGTGACCACGCGCGGGATCGACCTGCTCGGGCTGCCGGTCGGGACGAGGCTGCGGCTCGGGGCGCAGGCCGTGCTCGAGGTGACCGGGCTGCGGAACCCGTGCGCGCAGATCGACGACTTCCAGAAGGGCCTGCTGAAGCAGGTCGTCGGCCGGGACGCGGACGGCCGCCCGGACTTCCGGGCCGGGATCATGAGCGTAGTGCTGAGCGGGGGCGTGGTGCGGCCCGGGGACTCGATCACGGTCGAGCTGCCGGACGGGCCGCACCGGCCCCTGGAGATCGTGTAG